One region of Natronolimnobius baerhuensis genomic DNA includes:
- a CDS encoding methyl-accepting chemotaxis protein gives MATTPLIDTEEFVDDAEFDEVERLEYERDLWRGLFDQLVDEFPEPAFVVDDGGSITHWNDKHEPLTGITADETLGENAIDVLGTEGVEETLAEKIVRTETEIREDHIRSGGPDDDRWHLRAAGSPLRTPTGEVVGAFEYVSVVTELVEQRKEVKRVQEGISETINEAVEDLLVATETNAETNDELEALVDQQVGSLESVQMQMESLSATVEEVAASAEEVSGQSATAAELADESKQATDEIVTSVDDVRDAADTLATTSRTLEERIEEIDTIVDVIDGIADETNLLALNANIQAAQVGSGAEGFRVVANEVKALADQSKEEVETIEQIVDEVRSHTTETIENVETTLEHVDRAIEHAETVNNKQSEIKTAIDEATTGSEEIADATDEQAATAEEVATMLSNSVEGSQNIAGEIQTLAETNSEQAEKVRNVRREVQELESEL, from the coding sequence ATGGCTACCACTCCCCTCATTGATACTGAGGAGTTCGTCGATGACGCCGAATTCGACGAGGTCGAACGCCTCGAGTACGAACGGGATCTCTGGCGCGGGCTCTTCGACCAACTGGTTGATGAGTTTCCGGAACCGGCATTTGTCGTCGATGACGGCGGCAGCATTACACACTGGAACGACAAGCACGAACCACTGACTGGCATCACTGCTGACGAGACGCTCGGAGAGAACGCGATTGATGTCCTTGGGACCGAGGGCGTCGAAGAAACCCTTGCAGAGAAGATCGTCCGGACAGAGACGGAGATTCGTGAGGACCACATCCGTTCGGGCGGTCCTGACGACGATAGATGGCACCTCCGTGCCGCTGGGTCGCCGCTACGAACGCCTACCGGCGAGGTCGTTGGCGCGTTCGAGTACGTAAGCGTCGTCACGGAACTCGTCGAGCAGCGCAAGGAAGTCAAGCGCGTTCAGGAGGGGATCAGCGAGACGATCAACGAGGCCGTCGAGGACCTTCTCGTGGCAACCGAAACGAACGCCGAGACGAACGACGAACTCGAGGCGCTCGTCGATCAGCAGGTCGGGAGCCTCGAGTCGGTTCAGATGCAGATGGAATCGCTGTCGGCAACTGTTGAGGAGGTCGCCGCCAGTGCTGAGGAAGTCAGTGGCCAAAGCGCCACAGCTGCGGAACTGGCGGACGAATCGAAGCAAGCGACCGACGAGATCGTCACCTCGGTTGATGACGTTCGGGACGCGGCGGATACGCTCGCCACGACCAGTCGCACACTCGAGGAGCGAATCGAGGAGATCGACACCATCGTCGACGTGATCGACGGGATCGCCGACGAGACAAATCTACTGGCGCTCAACGCCAACATCCAGGCTGCACAGGTTGGCAGTGGAGCGGAAGGGTTCAGAGTCGTCGCCAACGAGGTGAAAGCACTCGCAGACCAGTCAAAGGAGGAGGTCGAGACTATCGAACAGATCGTCGACGAAGTGCGCTCGCACACGACGGAAACAATCGAGAACGTTGAGACAACACTCGAGCACGTCGATAGAGCGATTGAGCACGCCGAGACCGTTAACAACAAACAGTCCGAGATCAAGACCGCCATCGACGAGGCCACGACAGGAAGCGAGGAGATTGCCGATGCGACCGACGAACAGGCCGCGACAGCCGAGGAAGTCGCAACGATGCTCAGCAATAGCGTCGAGGGGAGCCAGAACATCGCAGGCGAGATCCAGACGCTCGCCGAAACCAACAGCGAACAGGCCGAGAAGGTACGAAACGTTCGCCGCGAAGTGCAGGAACTCGAGTCAGAACTGTAA
- a CDS encoding CoA-binding protein, with the protein MTATSLFDPSGIAVVGASKTEGKIGYEAMQNTAAFDGPVYPVNPSTSGTVCGRQFVSSVTEIDGDCDLALLCVPAQVVPDVIEECGDADIGAAVVFAGGFAEAGPDGEQLQDRLEAAAAEGDVSVLGPNTSGFLVPSAELYATFATDVEYVPPGNVAIVAQSGGLAYSLAFHAENEGRGVSAMVGLGNRATVSFEEALEYFDSDSETDAIMIHVEGTDDARGLLETCRAIETPVVAYNVGEQDVGDFAESHTGALTGSYELYEAGFAQYGVPTVRSVSELLDAGTALATCPEPDGPNVGVVTAQAGPGIAITDRLKRTGATLPSLSAATQDVVEEILPGITFSANPVDTGRPMPEFGDVVSAVARDDNIDIVLVYELYEAALGYPTDALEELVTTVDKPIVFGTAGPKSVIDDEVAELEALGVPTYRTPERAADAIGALVQYAKRNCQPDAMGADEEVTADD; encoded by the coding sequence ATGACTGCGACAAGTCTGTTCGACCCCAGCGGTATCGCCGTCGTCGGGGCGTCGAAGACAGAAGGAAAGATCGGCTACGAGGCAATGCAAAATACAGCTGCGTTCGACGGACCGGTGTATCCAGTCAACCCGTCGACGTCAGGGACCGTCTGTGGCCGGCAGTTCGTCTCATCAGTGACCGAAATCGACGGTGACTGTGACCTGGCGCTGCTGTGTGTCCCGGCCCAGGTCGTCCCTGACGTGATCGAAGAGTGTGGCGACGCCGATATCGGTGCGGCCGTCGTCTTCGCCGGCGGCTTCGCAGAGGCCGGTCCCGATGGAGAACAGTTACAGGACCGACTCGAGGCGGCCGCAGCCGAGGGCGACGTGTCGGTACTCGGACCCAACACGAGCGGCTTTCTGGTCCCCTCGGCGGAGTTGTATGCGACCTTCGCGACCGATGTCGAGTACGTCCCGCCGGGAAACGTTGCAATCGTTGCCCAGAGCGGTGGACTCGCCTACTCGCTGGCGTTCCACGCGGAGAACGAGGGCCGGGGTGTCTCCGCGATGGTCGGTCTCGGCAACCGTGCGACCGTCAGCTTCGAGGAGGCACTCGAGTACTTCGATTCCGATTCGGAGACTGACGCCATCATGATACACGTCGAGGGGACCGACGACGCCCGCGGGCTGCTCGAGACCTGCCGGGCCATCGAGACACCGGTCGTCGCCTACAACGTCGGCGAACAGGACGTCGGCGACTTCGCCGAATCGCACACGGGCGCGTTGACCGGCTCCTACGAGCTATACGAGGCCGGCTTCGCCCAGTACGGCGTCCCAACAGTCCGATCCGTGTCCGAACTGCTCGACGCTGGAACGGCGCTTGCCACCTGTCCGGAACCCGACGGCCCGAACGTTGGCGTCGTTACCGCCCAGGCCGGTCCGGGAATCGCCATCACAGATCGCCTGAAGCGAACCGGAGCGACGCTTCCCTCGCTCTCTGCAGCGACCCAAGACGTCGTCGAGGAGATCCTCCCAGGGATTACCTTCTCCGCAAACCCAGTCGACACCGGCCGGCCGATGCCCGAGTTCGGCGACGTCGTCTCGGCTGTCGCACGTGACGACAACATCGACATCGTCCTCGTCTACGAGCTGTACGAAGCCGCGCTCGGCTATCCCACCGACGCACTCGAGGAACTCGTTACGACGGTCGACAAACCCATCGTCTTCGGGACGGCCGGCCCGAAGTCGGTGATCGACGACGAGGTCGCCGAACTCGAGGCCCTCGGCGTGCCCACGTATCGAACACCCGAGCGGGCTGCCGACGCCATCGGAGCACTCGTCCAGTATGCAAAGCGAAACTGCCAGCCAGACGCGATGGGCGCAGACGAGGAGGTGACAGCCGATGACTGA
- a CDS encoding fumarylacetoacetate hydrolase family protein: protein MRFVRFDDDRLGLLTDDGIVDVTDRLGLETADPLKEYARKGLDASEYADADPDYDRDEVRIESPVRRPGKVIAAPLNYENHVEEALADTDIVTDEWFTIEDKGYFLKAPSSVAGPADGIELPFTDRRVDHEIELAFVMAEDVKDIDADDVWDAVLGYTILLDVSVRGDQDRSNRKSYDTFTIIGPCVATPDEVGDPHDLEMELQLNGETKQQQNTGGMIYSCADVVEYASIGATIEAGDVITTGTPEGVSALSGGDTIDAEIESVGAMTVDVSERDVAFEDVNVQKSQQDE, encoded by the coding sequence ATGCGATTCGTCAGATTCGACGACGACCGACTAGGTCTGCTGACCGACGATGGCATCGTAGACGTCACTGATCGACTTGGCCTCGAGACAGCAGATCCGCTGAAGGAGTACGCTCGGAAGGGACTGGATGCGAGCGAGTATGCAGACGCCGACCCCGATTACGACCGCGACGAGGTTCGCATCGAGTCGCCCGTTCGCCGACCGGGCAAGGTGATCGCCGCGCCGCTGAACTACGAGAACCACGTCGAGGAAGCCCTCGCGGACACAGACATCGTCACCGACGAGTGGTTCACCATCGAGGACAAGGGCTACTTCCTCAAAGCACCCTCGAGCGTCGCCGGCCCCGCAGATGGCATCGAACTCCCCTTTACCGACCGCCGCGTCGACCACGAGATCGAACTCGCGTTCGTGATGGCCGAGGACGTCAAGGACATCGACGCCGACGACGTCTGGGACGCCGTCCTTGGCTACACGATCCTCCTCGACGTCTCCGTTCGTGGTGATCAGGACCGCTCGAACCGCAAATCCTACGACACGTTCACCATCATCGGCCCCTGTGTCGCCACCCCCGACGAGGTCGGTGACCCACACGACCTCGAGATGGAACTGCAACTCAACGGCGAGACCAAACAGCAACAAAACACAGGCGGGATGATCTACAGCTGTGCCGACGTCGTCGAGTACGCCTCAATCGGCGCGACCATCGAAGCCGGCGACGTCATCACCACCGGAACGCCGGAAGGCGTCAGCGCACTCTCCGGCGGCGACACCATCGACGCCGAAATCGAGAGCGTTGGCGCGATGACCGTCGATGTCTCCGAACGCGACGTTGCCTTCGAAGACGTCAACGTCCAGAAGAGCCAACAGGACGAGTGA
- a CDS encoding acyl-CoA thioesterase — MSYTRTWTVRFSDTDPFGIAHYPRMIDAIHETSDMFMEDIGWSFWELTEEHEIGLPLVSMDFDFERQVRGGDQVQIELTTDIGTSSVQFVYTGTHNGSVVFTGTEHRVCVPVGGDHSVPVPDELRAALKSAAE, encoded by the coding sequence ATGAGTTACACACGAACATGGACAGTTCGGTTCTCGGATACGGATCCGTTCGGTATCGCCCACTATCCGCGGATGATAGACGCAATTCACGAGACCTCCGATATGTTCATGGAGGATATTGGCTGGTCCTTCTGGGAGTTGACCGAGGAACACGAGATTGGGTTACCACTCGTCTCGATGGACTTCGATTTCGAACGGCAGGTACGCGGTGGCGATCAGGTCCAGATCGAACTGACGACCGATATTGGCACCTCGAGTGTTCAGTTCGTCTATACTGGCACCCACAATGGGTCTGTCGTGTTTACCGGCACGGAGCACCGGGTCTGCGTTCCTGTTGGCGGCGATCACAGTGTCCCAGTTCCGGACGAGTTACGCGCTGCGCTGAAATCGGCCGCGGAATAA
- a CDS encoding FAD-binding and (Fe-S)-binding domain-containing protein gives MTANSNAFNRRDSSPAVDTRANYDYASGEVAQPGLVEALEELIAGDVRFDSYTRQLYATDASAYEMTPIGVVFPTSTDDVAAVVEYCADREIPVLPRGGGTSLAGQAVNEAVVLDFTRYMDGIVSVDPDERRARVQPGVILDELNDTLSPHELKFAPDPAAGNRSVIGGAIGNNSTGAHSLVYGKTDAYVEECEVVLADGTVATLGEIDLEELRDRADPEGTILECVFAEVVRIIDEDADEVRERFPDLKRNVSGYNLDVLVEEAERGFVNLARVLAGSEGTLASITEAEISLEPVPETKAVSLLFYESVLEAVTDVQHVLEHEPAAVELIDDVLLGLARNTAGFEDVATLVPDGVSAALLVEFYATDDDHGREQTAKLLADRGSDPDRDTKVVPPDDRPWADDQYAVAGLEAHDEPDREQFWTLRKAGLPILLSRTSDEKHISFIEDCAVPPEHLPEFVERFQSLLADQGRDVDAAFYAHAGPGVLHVRPLVNTKAAADREAMVAIADEVTDMIVSFGGSVSGEHGDGRARTQWNQKLYGDALWETFRSLKSAFDPNWLLNPGNVCGDHDMTANLRYGDEYSYEPSFSPSLNWTNENGMQGMVELCHGCGSCRGSQETTGSVMCPTYRAADEEITSTRGRANMLRQAMSGDLPDDPTDDEFAEEVLDLCIGCKGCKHDCPSEVDLAKLKTEVMHTRHQEHGSSVRDRLFANFDTLAGIGSMLAPVSNVVNSLPGVRTIAEETVGIARDRSLPTFHRETVQNWFDARGGSRVSEADAERNVVFVADTYTNYCHPEVGKATIQVLEAAGVHVDVTERTDSGRPALSKGFVEKARETMRTNVAELAPRVRDGWDVVLAEPSDAVMFQSDALDLLSGDRVEAVAKNSYGICEYLDTFRLGDPINWNAPNESLAYHGHCHQKAHAKDHHAVGVLRRAGYTVDPLDSTCCGMAGTFGYEAEHYSMSQSIADLLVEQIADSDASVVTAPGTSCRTQLGERQLNPVPAESMLAGSPLDRDEPPTPIELLAVAIQNPDSGTH, from the coding sequence ATGACGGCGAACTCGAACGCGTTCAACCGACGAGACTCGAGCCCCGCCGTCGACACTCGAGCGAACTACGACTACGCTTCGGGCGAGGTTGCCCAACCCGGTCTGGTTGAGGCTCTCGAGGAACTGATCGCGGGAGACGTCCGTTTCGACAGCTACACCCGCCAATTGTACGCGACCGACGCGAGCGCGTACGAGATGACGCCCATCGGTGTCGTCTTTCCGACGTCGACCGACGATGTCGCTGCCGTCGTCGAGTACTGTGCAGATCGAGAGATTCCAGTGCTGCCTCGCGGTGGTGGCACCAGCCTTGCAGGACAGGCAGTTAACGAGGCGGTTGTCCTCGATTTCACTCGGTACATGGATGGCATCGTCTCCGTTGATCCAGACGAACGGCGGGCGAGGGTTCAGCCAGGCGTTATCCTTGACGAACTCAACGACACACTCTCGCCCCACGAACTGAAGTTTGCACCTGATCCGGCCGCTGGCAACCGGAGCGTCATCGGTGGTGCAATCGGCAACAATTCGACGGGTGCCCATTCGCTCGTCTACGGGAAAACCGACGCCTACGTCGAGGAGTGTGAGGTTGTCCTCGCCGACGGTACCGTTGCGACGCTCGGCGAAATCGACCTCGAGGAACTCCGAGACCGCGCAGATCCTGAAGGAACCATCCTCGAGTGCGTCTTCGCCGAAGTCGTTCGTATCATCGACGAGGACGCCGACGAGGTCCGCGAACGGTTCCCCGACCTGAAGCGCAACGTCTCTGGGTACAACCTCGACGTGCTCGTCGAGGAAGCCGAACGCGGTTTCGTCAACCTTGCCCGTGTGCTGGCTGGCAGCGAGGGAACCCTCGCCAGTATCACCGAAGCCGAGATTTCCCTCGAACCGGTGCCCGAGACGAAGGCAGTGTCGCTACTGTTCTACGAGAGCGTCCTCGAGGCCGTGACCGACGTCCAACACGTCCTCGAACACGAGCCTGCAGCGGTCGAGTTGATCGACGACGTTCTTTTGGGATTGGCACGGAACACAGCCGGATTCGAGGATGTTGCCACATTGGTCCCCGACGGGGTCTCTGCGGCGTTGCTGGTCGAGTTCTACGCCACGGATGACGACCACGGACGCGAGCAGACGGCCAAACTCCTCGCTGACCGTGGTTCCGACCCTGACCGCGACACCAAGGTAGTGCCGCCAGACGACCGACCATGGGCCGACGATCAGTACGCCGTTGCCGGCCTCGAGGCACACGACGAACCCGACCGGGAGCAGTTCTGGACGTTGCGCAAAGCCGGGCTGCCAATCTTGCTCTCGCGGACGAGTGACGAGAAACACATCAGCTTTATCGAGGACTGTGCGGTCCCGCCCGAACACCTCCCGGAGTTCGTCGAGCGGTTCCAGTCGCTGTTGGCCGACCAGGGCCGTGACGTCGACGCGGCGTTCTACGCGCATGCGGGTCCCGGTGTGCTCCACGTGCGGCCACTCGTGAATACGAAAGCCGCCGCTGATCGCGAGGCGATGGTGGCCATCGCCGACGAGGTAACCGATATGATCGTCTCCTTTGGTGGCAGCGTCTCCGGTGAACACGGCGACGGTCGCGCTCGAACACAGTGGAACCAGAAGCTCTACGGCGATGCTCTCTGGGAGACGTTCCGGAGTCTGAAGTCGGCGTTCGACCCCAACTGGTTGCTCAATCCGGGGAACGTCTGTGGCGACCACGACATGACGGCGAACCTGCGATACGGCGACGAATACAGCTATGAGCCTTCATTTTCCCCGTCACTGAATTGGACCAATGAGAATGGGATGCAGGGTATGGTCGAACTCTGTCACGGGTGTGGGAGCTGTCGAGGCTCTCAGGAGACGACCGGAAGTGTCATGTGCCCGACCTACAGAGCAGCCGACGAGGAGATTACCAGCACTCGTGGACGAGCCAACATGCTTCGTCAGGCCATGAGCGGTGACCTGCCCGACGATCCCACCGACGACGAGTTCGCCGAAGAAGTGCTTGACCTCTGTATCGGCTGCAAGGGCTGCAAACACGACTGTCCCAGCGAGGTCGACCTTGCCAAGCTCAAGACCGAGGTCATGCATACCCGCCATCAGGAACACGGCTCGAGCGTCCGTGATCGGCTCTTCGCGAACTTCGACACGCTTGCAGGAATTGGCAGCATGCTTGCCCCCGTCTCGAACGTTGTCAATTCGCTCCCAGGTGTACGAACAATTGCCGAGGAGACCGTCGGTATTGCCCGCGACCGTTCGCTTCCAACCTTCCACCGAGAGACCGTCCAGAACTGGTTTGACGCGCGTGGTGGGTCACGCGTATCTGAAGCTGATGCCGAGAGAAACGTAGTATTCGTTGCTGACACGTACACGAACTACTGTCATCCAGAAGTCGGAAAAGCGACAATTCAGGTACTCGAGGCTGCCGGTGTTCACGTTGACGTCACAGAGCGAACCGATAGCGGCCGGCCAGCGCTCTCGAAGGGGTTCGTCGAGAAGGCTCGCGAGACGATGCGAACAAACGTCGCAGAACTCGCTCCTCGAGTCCGCGACGGGTGGGACGTCGTCCTCGCTGAACCATCGGATGCAGTCATGTTCCAGTCCGATGCGCTGGATCTGTTGTCGGGCGACCGCGTTGAAGCGGTTGCCAAGAATAGCTACGGAATCTGTGAGTATCTCGATACGTTCCGACTTGGCGACCCCATCAACTGGAACGCCCCCAACGAGTCACTTGCCTATCACGGCCACTGCCACCAGAAGGCACACGCAAAGGACCACCACGCAGTTGGCGTGTTACGACGGGCCGGCTATACCGTCGATCCACTTGACTCGACCTGTTGTGGCATGGCCGGAACGTTTGGTTACGAGGCCGAACACTACTCGATGAGTCAGTCAATCGCTGATCTTCTGGTCGAACAGATCGCAGACAGTGACGCTTCGGTTGTTACTGCACCTGGGACATCGTGTCGAACCCAACTGGGTGAGAGACAGCTCAATCCGGTTCCCGCGGAGAGTATGCTCGCCGGTAGTCCTCTTGATCGGGATGAGCCGCCGACCCCAATCGAGTTGCTGGCCGTTGCGATCCAGAACCCGGATTCGGGAACTCACTGA
- a CDS encoding IclR family transcriptional regulator: MKERAADGRAIKSNETLFAIVETLTETGGAGVTELAERLDLAKSTVHKHLVSLERRRYVVNDGHQYRLGLQFFNTGVAVRNQYDVYHAAKDRIERLAAETDEAVWLIVHENGRGIFLYGVSHNDSFSFDSTIGTWVPLHANSAGKAILAHLPEQEVVEIIERHGLPAQTENTITDDETLLDELEATRERGYAMNFQEDMRGLHAIATPVIEDGRPVAAVTIAGAANRLTEERIDAELCEPLFEAVDDIELRLVYG; encoded by the coding sequence ATGAAGGAGCGCGCGGCCGATGGACGGGCCATCAAATCGAACGAAACGCTGTTCGCTATCGTCGAAACACTCACAGAAACCGGCGGTGCGGGCGTCACCGAACTCGCGGAACGGCTCGACCTCGCCAAGAGTACAGTCCACAAGCATCTGGTCAGTCTCGAGCGACGACGATACGTCGTCAACGACGGGCACCAGTACCGCCTCGGCTTGCAATTTTTCAACACGGGCGTCGCCGTTCGCAACCAGTACGATGTCTACCACGCGGCGAAAGACCGTATCGAACGCCTGGCAGCCGAGACAGACGAGGCCGTCTGGCTGATCGTCCACGAAAACGGTCGTGGGATCTTCCTCTACGGCGTCTCGCACAATGACTCGTTCTCGTTCGATTCGACGATCGGGACGTGGGTACCGCTCCACGCCAACTCGGCCGGAAAAGCCATCCTGGCCCACCTCCCCGAACAGGAGGTCGTCGAGATCATCGAGCGCCACGGCTTGCCAGCACAAACCGAAAACACGATCACCGACGACGAGACGCTGTTAGACGAACTCGAGGCCACTCGCGAGCGAGGGTACGCGATGAACTTCCAGGAGGACATGCGTGGCCTCCATGCGATTGCGACGCCCGTAATCGAGGACGGGAGACCGGTTGCAGCGGTCACGATTGCTGGCGCGGCCAACCGACTCACTGAGGAACGGATCGACGCAGAACTGTGTGAGCCACTCTTCGAAGCAGTCGACGACATCGAACTGCGACTCGTCTACGGCTGA
- a CDS encoding transcription initiation factor IIB: MERLTRQKEREDETEDETTGQEGVRTCPECDSTSLTRSSDESEISCEDCGLILEEETIDRGPEWRAFNAAERDSKSRVGAPTTQTMHDKGLTTTIDWKDQDAYGRSLSSEKRTQMNRLRKWQERIRTKDAGERNLQFALSETDRMASALGVPRSVREVASVLYRRALDEDLIRGRSIEGVATSTLYAACRMEGIPRSLDEIAAVSRVDRMEIGRTYRYISQELSLEMEPVDPKKYVPRFCSELELPEEVQAKANEIIDTTAEKGLLSGKSPTGYAAAAIYAASLLCNSKKTQREVADVAQVTEVTIRNRYQEQIAAMGIHS, from the coding sequence ATGGAACGCCTGACCCGCCAGAAAGAGCGTGAGGACGAAACTGAAGACGAAACCACTGGACAGGAAGGCGTTCGAACCTGTCCTGAATGTGATTCAACGTCGCTCACCAGAAGTTCGGATGAAAGCGAAATTAGCTGTGAGGACTGTGGACTGATTTTGGAAGAGGAGACGATTGATCGAGGCCCAGAGTGGCGGGCGTTCAACGCAGCCGAGCGTGACAGTAAATCACGCGTTGGTGCGCCGACGACCCAGACAATGCACGATAAGGGGCTGACGACGACAATCGACTGGAAAGACCAAGACGCCTACGGTCGATCACTTTCCTCGGAGAAGCGCACGCAAATGAATCGACTGCGGAAATGGCAAGAGCGGATCCGAACAAAGGATGCCGGCGAACGAAACCTCCAGTTTGCGCTCTCTGAGACAGACCGGATGGCTTCTGCGCTGGGTGTTCCCCGCTCTGTTCGAGAGGTTGCAAGCGTCCTCTATCGACGTGCACTTGACGAGGATCTCATCCGGGGTCGCTCAATCGAAGGTGTCGCTACCAGTACGCTATACGCAGCCTGTCGGATGGAAGGGATCCCACGATCCCTGGATGAGATTGCGGCCGTCTCACGAGTAGACCGGATGGAAATTGGCCGCACATATCGGTACATCTCACAGGAACTAAGCCTCGAGATGGAGCCTGTCGATCCGAAGAAATACGTCCCTCGATTCTGTTCTGAACTCGAACTTCCCGAAGAGGTACAAGCGAAAGCTAACGAAATCATCGATACGACAGCCGAGAAAGGGTTGCTGTCAGGCAAATCACCGACTGGATATGCCGCAGCGGCCATCTATGCCGCTTCGCTCCTGTGCAATAGCAAAAAGACCCAGCGTGAGGTCGCGGATGTTGCGCAAGTAACTGAGGTCACGATCCGAAATCGGTATCAAGAGCAAATCGCTGCAATGGGGATTCACAGCTAA
- a CDS encoding cupin domain-containing protein — MVQEEPEDLLELSDDTQSLLEQNDLRPLWEVEDDMGTLIGDLEPDIWKWEDIQAAIDGIESDVPIADLPPGFQRRVAVPINAKHAISNTIYIGVQTVSPGETAPSHRHAASALRFTIDGHEDMKTVVAGEEFPMRDNDLVTTPQWEWHDHINDGDETAAWLDVLDLPLFLDTLNNSHVFENHELERQPVTKTQGYWDSQYGRGRPAGEESDGSIPGPFEGNREPTPPYRFGWNEMEETLRQRADNDEPDPHDGYSLAYVNPATGEAPLFPTMSFRAQLLNDGPTDPHFHNATEVYFVIEGEGVTHVDGEALEWGQWDIFVVPPDAPHHHEPDDEAILLGMTDEPILRSMNFYAEAAIDK, encoded by the coding sequence ATGGTACAGGAAGAGCCCGAGGACCTGCTAGAGCTAAGCGACGACACCCAATCCCTGCTCGAGCAGAACGACCTCCGTCCGCTCTGGGAAGTAGAAGACGACATGGGAACACTCATCGGCGATCTCGAGCCGGATATCTGGAAGTGGGAAGATATCCAGGCCGCCATCGATGGTATCGAAAGCGACGTTCCAATCGCCGATCTGCCGCCGGGATTTCAGCGACGTGTTGCGGTTCCGATCAACGCCAAACACGCGATCTCAAACACGATCTATATCGGCGTCCAGACGGTCTCACCTGGGGAGACCGCACCGTCGCACCGACATGCCGCCAGCGCCCTTCGCTTTACAATCGATGGCCACGAGGACATGAAAACGGTCGTCGCCGGCGAAGAGTTCCCGATGAGGGACAACGACCTCGTGACGACGCCCCAATGGGAGTGGCACGACCATATCAACGACGGCGACGAGACTGCGGCATGGCTCGATGTCCTCGACCTGCCGCTGTTTCTCGACACCCTGAACAACTCCCACGTCTTCGAGAACCACGAACTCGAGCGCCAGCCGGTCACGAAAACTCAGGGCTACTGGGACTCCCAGTACGGGCGCGGTCGTCCGGCCGGCGAGGAGTCGGACGGCTCGATTCCTGGCCCGTTCGAAGGGAACAGAGAGCCGACGCCGCCCTACCGCTTCGGTTGGAACGAGATGGAAGAGACGCTGCGCCAGCGTGCAGATAACGACGAGCCGGATCCACACGACGGGTACAGCCTCGCGTACGTCAACCCCGCTACCGGCGAGGCACCCCTGTTCCCGACGATGTCGTTCCGCGCCCAACTGCTGAACGACGGGCCGACCGACCCGCACTTCCACAACGCCACCGAGGTCTACTTCGTCATCGAGGGTGAGGGCGTAACACACGTTGATGGCGAGGCCCTCGAGTGGGGTCAGTGGGACATCTTTGTCGTGCCGCCGGACGCACCACACCACCACGAGCCGGACGACGAGGCGATCTTGCTTGGTATGACCGACGAGCCGATCCTCCGGTCGATGAACTTCTACGCCGAGGCCGCCATCGACAAGTAG
- a CDS encoding acetate--CoA ligase family protein produces MTDADPIEATLADGQTTLTEGDAKRLLADCGLSSPDGELVQSAEAAVDAANRLGYPVVAKVSAPTVQHKSEWADGAGVAVGLEDADAVREAADRILAAADDRDVAAGVYVEAGVDLEAGLEVIVGGTRDPSFGPTVLVGLGGVAVELVQDTSHRIAPISTAEALEMTHDLEASPLFDGYRGSPAVDREAVAEAIVAVGDLLVDRESITEVEVNPLLVRADDAVALDALVTLED; encoded by the coding sequence ATGACTGACGCAGACCCAATCGAAGCGACGCTTGCGGACGGGCAAACGACGCTAACAGAGGGCGACGCCAAACGGCTGCTCGCCGATTGCGGCCTCTCCTCGCCCGATGGCGAACTCGTCCAGTCGGCAGAGGCTGCCGTCGACGCAGCCAACCGGTTAGGGTATCCCGTCGTCGCGAAGGTCTCCGCACCGACGGTCCAGCACAAAAGCGAGTGGGCCGATGGGGCCGGCGTCGCCGTCGGACTCGAGGACGCCGATGCAGTCCGTGAGGCCGCCGACCGCATCCTCGCGGCTGCCGACGACCGCGACGTTGCGGCCGGCGTCTACGTCGAAGCGGGTGTCGACCTCGAGGCCGGCCTCGAGGTGATCGTCGGCGGAACCCGCGATCCGTCGTTCGGTCCAACCGTCCTCGTCGGGCTGGGTGGCGTCGCCGTCGAACTGGTACAGGACACGAGCCACCGCATCGCACCGATTTCGACCGCCGAGGCGCTCGAAATGACGCACGACCTCGAGGCATCGCCCCTGTTCGACGGCTACCGCGGATCGCCGGCGGTTGACCGGGAGGCAGTCGCCGAGGCCATCGTCGCGGTCGGCGACCTGCTCGTTGACCGGGAGTCGATCACCGAGGTGGAGGTCAATCCGCTACTCGTGCGTGCTGACGATGCGGTTGCGCTCGACGCGCTCGTGACACTCGAGGACTGA